The Solea solea chromosome 19, fSolSol10.1, whole genome shotgun sequence genome has a window encoding:
- the ndufa8 gene encoding NADH dehydrogenase [ubiquinone] 1 alpha subcomplex subunit 8, translated as MSATLEIPELQDLKVDEITCRQIKGNCAESFTEYWTCLDYSNLVELRRCRQQQNAFDSCVLDKLGWVRPELGDLSKVTKVSTSRPIPENPYHSRPRPEPNPVIEGKLEPAKHGSRFFFWTW; from the exons ATGTCCGCAACGCTGGAGATCCCCGAGCTGCAGGACCTGAAAGTGGATGAG ATTACTTGTAGGCAAATCAAGGGTAACTGTGCAGAGTCATTCACGGAGTACTGGACCTGTCTGGATTATTCCAACTTGGTGGAACTGCGCCGGTGCCGTCAGCAGCAGAACGCCTTCGACAGCTGTGTCCTCGACAAGCTGGGCTGGGTGCGACCTGAACTAGGAGACCTGTCTAAG GTGACCAAAGTGTCGACCTCGCGGCCGATCCCTGAGAACCCTTACCACTCTAGACCACGTCCTGAGCCCAACCCAGTCATCGAGGGGAAACTGGAACCAGCCAAGCATGGCAGCAGGTTTTTCTTCTGGACCTGGTGA